GGAAGTAAACACCACCTAGCTTGAACACCAAATTATCGCCCACACCTATATACTGCAGATTCTTGTACTCGGGCTTCCAAAACTCCGTTGCCATGACGAAGATGTGCAGCTCGGGGTCATTCATGTCGGCCTTGTTGCCGACTTCGTGGCCCGGACGGATCAGGAGACGGATAGCGCGGAGTTTGGGCAAGGCAGTCATGATCTTGCGTAATGAGTCGAGCGGTGGGACCGCGCAGGCGTAACCGAATTGTTCGAGTTCGGGAAGAGACTTGACTAGTTGGAGAAGCGCTTCGTCGGAAAGGTTCCAGAGATCGGAAAGGAGGAGGTGGCGCAAGGTGCCGTGGCTGGATTGGATGGCGGCGATGTATTCGCTTCCGAGGTCTCGACATACTCTgtcggtgatggtgatgggGGTGCCGTTTGCGCTGGCGGGTGCACCGGGGGTAGTAGTCGACGGGGTCAAGGGTGTGCCGGCAGTGCTGTCTGATTTGGATGAATCCTTGCTTGTTCGTTTACTCACAATGTAGAAGCGGTCCATGCTTTGCATCTTGGCTAAAGCCTGTACACCTTCCCTCTGGAAATGATCAACTCGCATACTTCTTAAGTTGAGGGGAATGTTATCTTTGTTAGCGTTGTGCACTCTCCATGAATCGTCGACGAAGACTGTCATGGGATCAGAAGCACCCATGGAGTTGATGACGGTGATCTCTGACAAAACCTCGCTTGCTAAAACACTGCTGAGATCGTTGCTGGAGAAGCGGGTGTAGAGATTGTATATGGCCAGGCGTTTGATGGGCACGGCGTATTTGGCAGCTACGCATCGGCCAAAGATGGACATGAGGTTGACTGACTCCTCTCCCGCAGCGCGCATACGCGGGCTCCAGTGAAGTTTGAGGTTCTCGAGCTTCTTGGAGCCATAGATCAGGAGTGATATGTCGTCGGGATAGCACAGCGGATCGATGTCGTAAACAACCAACGTGGTCAAGTTCGGCAGCGGTGAGATGATTGTCGTCGGGCGCGGGGTCCTCCGTGTTTGGCAGCGAATTGTCAGCGAAGACAGCGACGTCCTGGCCACGAGGCCCTGATAGACTGTGTAGAGAGGGGGACTGTTGAGCTCCCAGCTGCGCGCATCAGCAAGGACGTCAAATGGTGGTGGCTCAAAACATACGCAAAAGTTTTGAGGTTCTTCATCTTGTCCAGCGCAGCACGCAATACTATCTGCAGCACCATGCTGTTGTCCGGCACCCGCCCTTGCTTGTAGTCGTCTGCATCGTGCTCTCGCCATTCGCCCCGGACACGGAATGTCTGGATGTAGTCGCCAAAATTGCGCGATACCAGCGTGTTCAGCCCCATGGCAAAGGGGCTGCCGCTGCCATAACCCTCTGGCCGGCCATCGACGTATCGTATCTCAGAGTAGGAACGTAATGTGACATGCTCATACAGACGCGGGAGCATCATATAGTACATGAGGCGCGATGTACGCGTAATGCGCGCGAGATCACCGACATCGTCAACCTGCACCTGCTGTCAGCAGAGCTCCATGAGGTCGTTGTTTCACGACACGTACATATGAGAGGATGAGGTGAATTAAATGCAATGGAAGCTCCTTTGCATGTGGAAGATCCGAATGCGATCGCGCGGGGCTCGTGAACCATCCATGTATGGGCGCGGTCAAGGGGGTGTCTACAGCCGCTTTGGCGGAGGCTTGCGCGCGTCTGGAGGGATAGGGCGGTTGCGGCATGAGGCTGGAATGGGGCAATACATATGTAAGACGAGTAGAGACGGGGCCGTGTTATCATGGTGGAGCACGCAGCATCACCGTGTAGCCATTCCTGACCGTCATCATCCACGGTTTTTTGCTCATTCGCGGCGGACAAGGACGGCCGTTGTAGCCCTCGGATGCTCGACTCGCTAGCCGCAAGCTCCGCCCCGACCGTATTAGTCCGGCGAACAAGCTCTAGTCACATGCTTGTACATCATCGCGAAACGGTCCTTTTTGCCCTAGGCCAACGCATTCGAGACTATGGCTACCAAGCTCAGGTGCCGTACATTTGCGCGCCGTCACTTCCACGCATCAGTCCACACCCTTGATTGGTATGCTCATATTCCGTCCGACGCCACATCGTGTGACTGTCCTTACGCCGGACCAAACAACCACGGACGTCTGCCCTCATACTTTGCACCTGGGAAGTGAAAGGGCACTTCGACTGTCCCTTCAAACACGCTCATCGGCGGTACTGTATCAGATTTCAAGTCGACATGTGCCAACTTGTCATCTGGCACGGGCACAATCACACCGCATTCCCAATTCCTCACATTGAGCGCTCCTACCTTGCCGCTCTTCAGCACCTTTTGCCCGCCCCATGCTGATTCGGATATGTTGGCTGAGCCAACGTAGACCCATGCAAATGGTCTTCCATCCGTCCTGCGACCACGCGCAAATAATAGCTTGTTGTGTGATAGCATGCCACGCCGCGTCGAGTCATAGTCTCGGAGACACTCTTTTGGAAACGTTGATGCGTTGTAGTACTTCTTGCTTAATGATATGATGTTGGCACAGCCGGAGCCTCCGATACTCTTCTCCACAGTTTCGTTGGTGGGGAAGTATATCCGAAAGTGATCGCGCACGTCAGGTACTGCTGCGTTATCTTGCGTGAAGTTCTTCCCGCGTGCTGCAAGGTGGATGCGGGATAGGAACGTGTCGTTGATAGCGCCAAGGGACGAAGCTGCGTAGTCGAGCTCGATGTGTTCAACGTCGTCATACTGTAACTCTCGTACAGCATTCGCGAGCCCAGGGAGACCTGTTGGCCGCTCCAATTCTTCCTTGTGTGAACCGCCACTGTAACATGTTAGAGGATATTGGTAGAGTGTATCTTGACCGGCTTACATTGAATGAACAAAAGCCAGATGCTTCGTATCCGCAAAGTCGAATTTCAGCACACCACCCGTCACTCTGGACTCAACTTGTTGTGCTTTCAGGAAGAAGATCAAATCTCGGCCAAAGGATGGCAACTCCTCCACCTTACCAACACCGTCATCACTCCTCCGAGGCAGGTCGATCACAAATACCGAGTTTTCCATGACACCCGGCTGCCAGTCGTTCCCCACCTCTCCCCAATCAGTCTGTGTCATGTTCGCAGTCGGTATTGCAATGCGTAGCTTCTCCTTCCCAAATAGCAGCATGAATTTGCTGTGCATGCTTACAATCATACCGTCCATGGGTGGAAAGTGAAGCTTCATATTGGGAATACGGCTTTCGGTCCATTCTCGAATCAGTTTCTCCCGAATGTCTTCGCCTCTGAATTTGGAGTACATCAACCAGATTTGCTTAATCCTTGTTGGATCAAGCTTTTCGTACATCCAACTGGAATCATACTGGAACGAGCAGATGACAGCAATGTTGACCTGTGGAGCTTCCAAAAGTTCATCGATGGTGATGTCGTTGGTCCTTGGATACTTTGACGCAAACGTGCGTTTGATGACCCCTTTGGGATATTGCAATACTGATCCTTTTGACGGCGTAATTGCTGGTGGGGAACGAGCGATCTGCTTCGAAGGTCGCTCTGGCGATGCATCGCGCTTTCGCTTACCAAGTCTTGCGAGGCGCTCCTGTTCCATGGCTTTACGATCCATGCCCATGAAGCCTAACATGCTGACGGTTGCGGGTGTGCTAGTGCCACTAGCGGGCTGCTGTGCAACGTTAGGCTTTTCGTCCTCCTGCATAGATAGGGCGATCGCACGTCGGAGATCTTCGTCATCTCCGGAGTCAGAAGTGAGGTCGACGACGCCAGATGCTGGAGAGTTCTCCGTGGTACCGGCTGTATCCTCTCGAAGCGACATTGCCATCGCCAGCTTGAGATTCTCATCATCAGATGACATGGTGCACGCATTGACCAAAATTTTGTCGTTGTTGCGGGGTGAAGGGTAAACAAGACTTCGGAGGCGAGCCAATGTTAGCCTTGACGCGCTTCACGTGAGCACGTGGCGCGGGCTTGGCATGCTCAAATAGTACAGAGGTGGCTTTCAAAAGTAATTGCTAGCGCGGTTGGTATTCGGCCCGACATTTCTTGGCACCTTCGGAGTTTTTTGAAGCTGGAGAAAGCAGTAAACTTGCTTTCTTTGGTGTTTCTTTACTGTTACAATGGCTCCTCGTTATACAGATATCTCTACACGTGCCGCTATTCTCACTTTAAAGTCCCGCTTTGTGGGTAGATCAACGAGTCAGATTAGTGAGATCCTAGGCA
The sequence above is a segment of the Pyrenophora tritici-repentis strain M4 chromosome 3, whole genome shotgun sequence genome. Coding sequences within it:
- a CDS encoding tyrosyl-DNA phosphodiesterase domain containing protein, with the protein product MSSDDENLKLAMAMSLREDTAGTTENSPASGVVDLTSDSGDDEDLRRAIALSMQEDEKPNVAQQPASGTSTPATVSMLGFMGMDRKAMEQERLARLGKRKRDASPERPSKQIARSPPAITPSKGSVLQYPKGVIKRTFASKYPRTNDITIDELLEAPQVNIAVICSFQYDSSWMYEKLDPTRIKQIWLMYSKFRGEDIREKLIREWTESRIPNMKLHFPPMDGMIVSMHSKFMLLFGKEKLRIAIPTANMTQTDWGEVGNDWQPGVMENSVFVIDLPRRSDDGVGKVEELPSFGRDLIFFLKAQQVESRVTGGVLKFDFADTKHLAFVHSIGGSHKEELERPTGLPGLANAVRELQYDDVEHIELDYAASSLGAINDTFLSRIHLAARGKNFTQDNAAVPDVRDHFRIYFPTNETVEKSIGGSGCANIISLSKKYYNASTFPKECLRDYDSTRRGMLSHNKLLFARGRRTDGRPFAWVYVGSANISESAWGGQKVLKSGKVGALNVRNWECGVIVPVPDDKLAHVDLKSDTVPPMSVFEGTVEVPFHFPGAKYEGRRPWLFGPA